The Aquila chrysaetos chrysaetos chromosome 16, bAquChr1.4, whole genome shotgun sequence genome has a segment encoding these proteins:
- the CEND1 gene encoding cell cycle exit and neuronal differentiation protein 1 translates to MDSKGNVRSANKPDAKAPSSGKPEKPNPGPATNADKKEIPKEQPAPATATKKAGGDAAVVNNHSNLKPSPAATETQEATGQSPDSDHKGNSSEESPGSIFDNMKPLIIVGGVAVAALAVIVGVAFLARKK, encoded by the coding sequence ATGGATTCCAAAGGCAACGTCCGAAGTGCAAACAAACCTGATGCCAAGGCCCCCAGCTCTGGAAAGCCAGAAAAGCCCAACCCTGGGCCTGCCACGAATGCAGACAAGAAGGAGATCCCCAAAgagcagcctgctcctgccacTGCCACCAAGAAGGCAGGTGGTGATGCTGCCGTCGTGAACAACCACAGCAACCTGAAACCCAGCCCCGCCGCCACGGAGACACAAGAGGCCACCGGCCAGTCCCCTGACTCTGACCACAAGGGAAACAGCTCTGAGGAGTCACCAGGCAGCATCTTCGACAACATGAAGCCCTTGATCATCGTTGGAGGAGTGGCAGTGGCTGCGCTTGCTGTGATTGTGGGAGTGGCGTTCCTAGCCCGGAAAAAATGA